From a region of the Phaseolus vulgaris cultivar G19833 chromosome 6, P. vulgaris v2.0, whole genome shotgun sequence genome:
- the LOC137831745 gene encoding phytyl ester synthase 1, chloroplastic isoform X3, whose protein sequence is MWPPFEGFSYSSVFTCLTRAGMDGTGLGLTLHHQALGKVFEVRCLHVPVHDRTPFEELVKLVGEAVKLEHALFPNKPIYLVGDSFGGSLALAVAAHNPTVDLVLILSNPATSFGQSQLQPLFPILEALPDELHVAVPFVLSFIMGDPVKMASVNIGNRLPPVKKVEQLSHNLTALLPCLPELANVIPRDTLLWKLKLLKSAAAYANSRLHAVKAEVLVLASGKDNLLPSVNEAKRLAGLLSNCKVRVFKDSGHTLLLEDGIGLLTIIRGTCMYRPSRRPDLVRDFIPPSMTEFRYAMDQVVGPFRSVTGSVFFSTLEDGKIVKGLSGVPEEGPVLYVGYHMLLGLELISLTDEFLSEKGIALRGIAHPELFMPKTESLSSEFSMFDWVKIFGGVPVSASNLFKLLSTKSHVLLYPGGAREALHYKGEEYKLIWPDHPEFVRMAARFGATIVPFGAVGEDDIAEMLLDYNDLMKIPIVNDSIREMNRDSIKFRDGRSGEVANQNLCFPVLVPKIPGRFYFLFGKPVRTKGMEKMLKDRESANQMYLQIKSEVESNLKYLIKKREEDPYRNIIDRKLYQIFYPPETDPTPSFEP, encoded by the exons AGCTGGTGAAACTTGTTGGAGAAGCTGTTAAGCTCGAACATGCTTTGTTTCCAAATAAACCAATCTATCTGGTAGGTGATTCGTTTGGTGGAAGTCTAGCACTTGCTGTTGCTGCTCACAATCCAACAGTTGACCTGGTACTGATATTATCCAATCCAG CTACATCCTTTGGCCAATCTCAGTTGCAACCTTTGTTTCCTATCTTGGAGGCTTTACCTGATGAACTGCATGTTGCTGTTCCCTTTGTTCTTAGTTTTATTATgg GCGATCCAGTGAAGATGGCATCAGTCAATATTGGAAATAGACTTCCTCCTGTCAAAAAAGTTGAACAATTATCACACAACCTTACTGCCTTACTGCCATGTCTTCCT GAGCTGGCTAACGTTATACCAAGGGATACTCTTCTTTGGAAGCTGAAACTTCTGAAATCAGCTGCTGCATATGCTAATTCTCGTCTTCATGCCGTTAAAGCTGAAGTACTTGTGCTTGCTAG CGGTAAGGATAACTTGCTACCCAGCGTAAATGAAGCTAAAAGACTTGCGGGATTATTGTCAAACTGCAAAGTTCGTGTCTTTAAGGACAGTGGACACACCCTTCTCCTG GAAGATGGTATTGGTCTATTGACCATCATCAGGGGAACTTGCATGTACCGTCCTTCGCGAAGGCCTGATTTGGTCAGGGATTTCATTCCTCCCAGTATGACAGAATTCAGATATGCAATGGATCAAGTGGTTGG GCCATTTCGCTCTGTTACCGGATCTGTATTTTTCTCTACCTTGGAGGATGGAAAGATTGTAAAAGGTCTCTCTGGTGTTCCAGAAGAAGGTCCTGTCTTATATGTTGGTTATCATATGTTGTTGGGGTTAGAGCTTATCTCACTTACAGATGAATTTTTAAGTGAGAAAGGTATTGCCCTTCGTGGAATAGCCCATCCGGAGCTGTTCATGCCTAAAACGGAGAGTTTATCATCTGAGTTTTCTATGTTTGATTGGGTGAAGATATTTGGTGGGGTGCCTGTTTCAGCAAGCAATCTTTTCAAATTACTTTCAACAAAGTCACATGTTCTCCTATATCCTGGTGGTGCCCGTGAGGCTCTCCATTATAAG GGGGAAGAATACAAGTTGATTTGGCCTGATCATCCTGAATTTGTGAGAATGGCTGCACGATTTGGTGCCACAATTGTGCCATTTGGAGCTGTGGGGGAAGATGATATAGCTGAA ATGCTTCTTGACTACAACGACTTAATGAAGATCCCCATAGTCAACGATAGCATAAGAGAAATGAATCGTGACTCAATTAAGTTTAG AGATGGGAGAAGTGGTGAGGTAGCAAACCAAAATCTCTGTTTTCCTGTGCTTGTACCCAAAATACCAGGTCGCTTTTACTTTCTGTTTGGGAAGCCCGTAAGAACAAAAGGCATGGAAAAAATGCTAAAAGACAGAGAAAGTGCCAACCAAATGTACCTGCAGATTAAGTCAGAAGTTGAAAGCAATTTGAAATACTTGATCAAGAAGAGGGAGGAGGATCCATACAGGAATATCATTGACAGAAAGTTGTATCAGATATTTTATCCTCCTGAAACTGATCCAACACCATCATTTGAGCCCTGA